One window from the genome of Cyclobacterium amurskyense encodes:
- a CDS encoding alpha/beta fold hydrolase: protein MAKARVNNIELHYDEFGKGKEVILFSHGYLMNNTMFKGQIDKLKANFRCIAFDHRGHGQSEIATNGYTLDNLVTDVICLIEELKLDSVHFVGMSTGGFVGMRLAIRKPELLKSLILMDTSAEEEDKNSKKKNYLLLWIVKNIGWYPVIGKAMSMLFHKSFLLDKSRQMEVKKWRKILMSQDKRGLIPFGKMIFERDSVLGKLVDVNIPTAVIVGEQDVPTPTESSKKIADRIPNADYYSIPNAGHSAAVEKPEEVYKAMREFYTKNGMV, encoded by the coding sequence ATGGCAAAAGCTAGAGTAAATAATATTGAATTACATTATGATGAATTCGGCAAAGGAAAGGAGGTAATTCTTTTTTCACATGGTTATTTAATGAACAATACCATGTTTAAAGGTCAAATCGATAAACTCAAAGCTAATTTTCGATGTATAGCCTTTGATCATCGTGGACATGGCCAAAGTGAAATTGCTACAAATGGTTATACATTAGATAATCTTGTAACCGATGTAATCTGCCTAATTGAAGAATTGAAATTAGATTCAGTTCATTTTGTAGGTATGTCTACAGGCGGATTCGTAGGGATGCGACTGGCTATTCGAAAGCCCGAATTATTGAAATCCTTAATTTTAATGGACACATCTGCTGAAGAAGAGGATAAAAATTCAAAGAAGAAAAATTATTTACTTTTATGGATAGTAAAAAATATTGGCTGGTATCCGGTAATTGGTAAAGCAATGTCAATGTTATTCCATAAATCATTTCTCCTTGACAAATCGCGTCAAATGGAGGTCAAAAAGTGGCGGAAAATTTTGATGAGTCAAGACAAGAGGGGACTTATTCCATTTGGAAAGATGATTTTTGAACGTGATAGTGTGCTTGGTAAATTAGTTGATGTAAACATTCCTACTGCCGTAATTGTAGGTGAACAAGATGTGCCCACTCCTACAGAATCAAGTAAAAAAATAGCTGATAGGATTCCTAATGCTGATTATTACTCAATCCCTAACGCTGGTCATTCTGCAGCAGTTGAGAAACCCGAGGAGGTTTATAAAGCAATGAGGGAATTTTATACTAAAAATGGAATGGTATAA
- a CDS encoding M28 family peptidase, translating to MNPNPLSLLVMLITFALSSTLVLAQKEGIDKAIERAEALSHFKFLASDELKGRDPARPEIDIAAYYIANQFEKYGASPLNSLNAYYQYVPFVASSPPTVGSMKWKGSKFKHGQDLLVLGGDDISGEFEMVVAGYGFEEDYANKDVKGKWVIVRVGAPNRMTPTELFKAGREKLAIAKSQGAIGLVEMYNVPTTPWGLLVNYLNKSQLTIDIDPENDDTLPYLWLKDLKGDIIKTIANGKNEMEIDIKGKINRKIRGRNVVAVIEGTDPQLKDEYVMLSAHYDHLGIGKPNAEGDSIYNGARDNAVGTSALLQAANYFGKNPPERSILLCAWTAEEKGLLGSSYFADNPPLPLKQIVFNLNIDNGGYNDTSLVTVIGMGRSSVDHHISEAAKAYGLKAISDPAPEQGLYDRSDNVSFAKKGIPAPTFSLGFTAFDAEIGKYYHQVTDHVDNFDLDYALKYWKSYILSAESIANDPKKPLWVEGDKYENAAKELYGKDY from the coding sequence ATGAACCCAAATCCTTTATCTCTTTTAGTTATGCTAATAACTTTTGCCTTATCAAGCACTTTAGTTTTGGCTCAAAAAGAAGGAATAGATAAGGCCATAGAACGAGCTGAAGCACTTTCTCATTTTAAATTCCTTGCTTCAGATGAATTGAAAGGAAGGGATCCTGCTCGTCCTGAAATTGACATTGCGGCCTACTATATCGCGAATCAGTTTGAAAAGTATGGGGCAAGTCCCTTGAATTCCCTAAATGCCTATTACCAATATGTTCCATTTGTGGCTTCCTCTCCTCCTACCGTTGGCTCAATGAAATGGAAGGGTTCCAAGTTTAAGCATGGGCAAGACCTTTTAGTATTGGGTGGTGATGATATTTCAGGTGAATTTGAAATGGTTGTTGCAGGCTACGGATTTGAAGAGGATTATGCCAATAAAGATGTTAAAGGTAAATGGGTGATCGTCAGAGTTGGAGCACCTAACAGAATGACCCCAACCGAGCTTTTTAAGGCTGGAAGAGAGAAACTTGCTATTGCCAAATCCCAGGGAGCTATTGGTCTGGTAGAAATGTACAATGTACCAACCACTCCATGGGGCTTATTGGTGAATTATTTAAATAAATCCCAACTGACCATAGATATTGATCCTGAGAATGATGATACTTTACCTTATTTATGGTTGAAAGACTTGAAAGGTGACATTATTAAAACCATTGCCAATGGAAAAAATGAAATGGAGATTGATATTAAAGGCAAAATCAATAGAAAAATTAGGGGAAGAAATGTTGTAGCTGTAATTGAAGGAACAGACCCTCAATTAAAGGATGAGTATGTAATGCTTTCTGCACATTACGATCATTTGGGAATAGGCAAACCCAATGCGGAAGGTGATTCCATTTACAATGGTGCAAGAGACAATGCAGTAGGAACATCAGCCTTGCTTCAAGCGGCCAATTATTTTGGTAAAAATCCTCCGGAAAGATCGATTTTACTCTGTGCCTGGACTGCTGAAGAAAAAGGGTTACTTGGTTCTTCTTACTTTGCAGACAATCCTCCTTTGCCATTGAAACAAATTGTTTTCAACCTTAATATTGACAATGGAGGCTATAACGACACAAGTCTAGTTACGGTAATTGGTATGGGTAGGTCTTCGGTAGATCATCATATCTCGGAAGCAGCTAAGGCTTATGGGCTTAAAGCAATTTCAGATCCTGCCCCTGAACAAGGATTGTACGATCGTTCTGACAATGTTAGTTTTGCCAAAAAAGGCATCCCCGCTCCTACTTTTAGTTTGGGATTTACCGCATTCGACGCAGAAATAGGAAAGTATTACCATCAAGTTACTGATCATGTAGACAACTTTGATTTGGACTATGCGCTAAAGTACTGGAAGTCTTATATACTTTCTGCTGAAAGTATAGCCAATGACCCGAAAAAGCCACTTTGGGTAGAAGGGGACAAATATGAAAATGCAGCAAAAGAATTGTATGGGAAAGATTACTGA
- a CDS encoding pseudouridine synthase, translated as MVQLPIIFEDEEYIAINKPAGVLVHKTPLEKDPEALFAVQLLEEQVGYKVYPMHRIDRPTTGVLLFGKSSRAASMLQPQFFDNSIKKYYLAILRGYLPESHGIIDHPLAKDMEFVLQEARTEYWELGSSEIPYASSGRYSTSRYSLAKIYPHTGRMHQIRRHFAHLRHYIIGDTTHGDNRQNKFFARQFDLANMLLHAWQLDFTQPFTKQALTISAVVPVHFEKTMNQLNWSIKELRSTTI; from the coding sequence ATGGTTCAACTCCCGATTATTTTCGAAGACGAGGAATACATAGCCATAAATAAACCTGCTGGAGTATTGGTTCACAAAACACCTCTGGAGAAAGATCCAGAGGCCCTATTTGCTGTGCAATTACTGGAAGAACAAGTTGGCTATAAAGTTTATCCTATGCATAGAATTGACCGGCCAACTACCGGTGTTTTACTCTTTGGCAAAAGCTCTAGAGCAGCTTCAATGCTTCAACCTCAATTCTTTGACAACAGCATTAAAAAATATTATCTGGCAATACTAAGAGGGTATTTACCTGAATCACATGGGATAATTGACCATCCTTTAGCCAAGGACATGGAATTTGTGCTTCAGGAGGCACGTACTGAATACTGGGAATTAGGGAGTTCTGAGATCCCCTATGCTTCTTCTGGAAGATACAGTACAAGTAGGTATTCTCTGGCGAAAATTTATCCTCATACAGGAAGGATGCATCAAATCCGTAGGCATTTTGCTCATTTGAGACATTATATCATAGGAGACACTACCCATGGGGACAATAGGCAGAATAAGTTCTTTGCAAGACAATTTGATCTTGCCAATATGCTACTACATGCCTGGCAACTGGACTTTACCCAGCCTTTTACCAAACAGGCACTGACTATTTCAGCCGTGGTTCCTGTACATTTTGAAAAAACCATGAACCAGCTCAATTGGTCCATAAAAGAATTGAGGAGTACCACTATTTAA
- the mnmA gene encoding tRNA 2-thiouridine(34) synthase MnmA, which translates to MEKQNMTQRKKRVVVGLSGGVDSSVTAYLLKEQGYEVIGMFMKNWHDESVTISNECPWVEDSTDAMLVAQKLGIPFQAIDLSEDYKTRIVEYMFAEYKAGRTPNPDILCNREIKFDIFLKAATKLKADFVATGHYCQKEELSIDGNPMYRLLAGADPNKDQSYFLCQLNQEQLSKALFPIGHLQKAEVRAIAKEEELITAEKKDSQGLCFIGKVKLPDFLQQQLKPKKGNILSIPANAEVYAGHGIPAGIEYEDLDNAQLEEICWPLQYTADMGEKVGEHNGAHYYTIGQRKGLNVGGTGKPLFVIATDTTENIIYTGLGEDHPGLLRHGLHVKKDDIHWIRPDKTLKVGETATYLARIRYRQPLSTATLLMREDGLYVLFDNAQRGIASGQFVAWYEGEEAIGSGVIY; encoded by the coding sequence ATGGAAAAACAGAATATGACTCAGCGTAAGAAAAGAGTAGTAGTAGGTCTCTCAGGAGGTGTAGATAGCTCTGTTACCGCCTACTTGTTGAAAGAACAGGGCTATGAGGTGATAGGCATGTTTATGAAAAATTGGCATGACGAATCGGTTACGATTTCCAATGAATGTCCTTGGGTGGAAGACAGTACTGATGCCATGTTGGTAGCCCAAAAGTTGGGAATACCTTTTCAGGCCATTGACCTTAGTGAAGACTATAAAACAAGAATTGTTGAATACATGTTTGCTGAATACAAAGCTGGTAGAACCCCTAATCCAGACATACTTTGTAATCGAGAAATAAAATTTGACATTTTCTTAAAGGCTGCCACTAAACTTAAAGCTGATTTTGTGGCCACTGGACATTATTGCCAAAAAGAAGAGCTAAGTATAGACGGTAATCCTATGTACAGACTCCTTGCCGGGGCAGATCCTAACAAAGACCAAAGTTATTTCTTGTGTCAACTGAACCAAGAGCAGTTGAGCAAGGCACTGTTTCCTATTGGCCATTTGCAAAAAGCTGAGGTCAGGGCAATTGCCAAAGAGGAAGAATTGATCACTGCCGAGAAAAAAGACAGTCAGGGATTGTGCTTTATTGGAAAGGTAAAACTTCCCGACTTTCTGCAACAACAACTGAAACCTAAAAAAGGAAATATTTTGTCCATTCCAGCCAATGCTGAAGTATATGCCGGACATGGAATTCCTGCAGGCATTGAGTATGAAGACTTGGACAATGCTCAATTGGAAGAAATCTGTTGGCCACTACAGTATACTGCCGACATGGGTGAAAAAGTTGGTGAGCACAATGGGGCTCATTACTACACGATAGGGCAGCGCAAAGGTTTGAATGTAGGTGGAACGGGTAAACCGCTGTTTGTTATAGCCACTGACACTACTGAAAATATAATTTATACTGGCTTGGGTGAGGATCACCCCGGTCTTCTGCGACATGGACTTCATGTTAAAAAAGATGACATCCACTGGATCCGACCAGATAAAACATTAAAAGTTGGTGAAACAGCTACTTACCTTGCCCGCATTAGGTACAGACAGCCTTTGTCTACAGCTACATTACTAATGAGAGAAGATGGCTTGTATGTATTGTTTGACAATGCTCAGAGAGGAATAGCTTCCGGTCAATTTGTGGCCTGGTATGAAGGAGAAGAGGCCATTGGATCTGGTGTAATTTATTAG
- the gndA gene encoding NADP-dependent phosphogluconate dehydrogenase, with translation MIIIVYGVTGCGKSTIGQLLANKMGVPFLDADDFHPKANKTKMNAGTPLEDEDRIPWLNNVAEKLKLCSQEKGAVLACSALNEKYRTILKVVPNIHWVLLEGSKSLVEKRLGARVGHFMNPALLDSQMAALEVPEYGRKVAIDNAPELIVKNIMKDIKTMENLADFGVIGMGVMGKSLALNLADKGVNLSIYNRYVEGKEERVAEKVLEENPDYDNIQAFEEIKPFISSLSSPKSILLMIPAGTAVDWQINELIPLLNPGDILVDGGNSFYKDTIRRAELLKEKGILFVGTGVSGGEEGARRGPSIMPGGDKDGFTKIAPYLEKIAAKDYQGKPCVTYTGPGGAGHFVKMVHNSIEYGEMQAISEVFYLMRNYLELSPLQIADIFEKWMDSDLASYLLEITIDILRKYEDGEPLIDKILDQAAQKGTGGWSVNTALEYGVPYGVLSEAVMARNLSARKGLRMISSGLYNLERFTGIEDLENFLDKLQAAYQATRIINHEVGFSLMLEVSEKNNWALNFSEIARIWTSGCIIRSKLMEELVDIFKESNHILLNYEAITALKSYQGDLSYVVGQALQNGFPVPILSNAINYFLGVTTANSAASLIQAQRDYFGAHTYRRNDGDPDKAHHTQWKD, from the coding sequence ATGATTATAATTGTTTATGGGGTTACGGGTTGCGGAAAAAGTACTATTGGTCAATTATTGGCAAATAAAATGGGAGTACCATTTTTAGATGCAGATGATTTCCATCCCAAAGCCAATAAAACCAAAATGAATGCGGGTACGCCATTAGAAGACGAAGACAGGATACCATGGCTAAACAATGTCGCGGAAAAGCTAAAACTTTGTTCTCAGGAGAAAGGGGCTGTTTTGGCCTGTTCTGCCTTGAATGAAAAATACCGAACCATTCTAAAAGTGGTACCAAATATACATTGGGTACTTTTGGAAGGAAGTAAATCGCTCGTTGAGAAAAGATTAGGGGCTAGGGTTGGACATTTTATGAACCCTGCCTTATTGGATTCTCAAATGGCTGCATTGGAGGTGCCTGAATATGGGAGAAAGGTAGCTATTGATAATGCTCCCGAACTTATTGTAAAAAACATAATGAAAGATATCAAAACAATGGAAAATTTGGCTGATTTTGGTGTGATTGGAATGGGTGTAATGGGGAAAAGTCTGGCCTTAAACCTAGCCGACAAGGGCGTAAACCTATCTATTTACAATAGGTATGTGGAAGGTAAAGAAGAGCGTGTTGCTGAGAAAGTCCTTGAAGAAAACCCTGACTACGATAATATTCAGGCCTTTGAAGAAATCAAACCTTTTATCTCTTCACTTTCCTCACCGAAATCAATATTGTTAATGATACCAGCAGGCACTGCGGTAGATTGGCAGATCAATGAACTGATTCCCTTATTGAACCCTGGTGATATTCTGGTAGATGGAGGGAATTCATTTTATAAAGACACAATCAGAAGAGCCGAATTATTAAAGGAAAAAGGTATTCTATTTGTAGGTACTGGTGTATCAGGTGGTGAAGAAGGGGCAAGAAGAGGTCCTTCAATTATGCCAGGTGGAGACAAAGACGGCTTCACTAAAATTGCACCTTATTTGGAGAAAATTGCTGCCAAAGACTATCAAGGCAAACCATGTGTAACTTACACCGGCCCAGGAGGAGCAGGGCATTTTGTAAAAATGGTGCACAATAGTATAGAATACGGAGAAATGCAGGCCATTTCGGAAGTGTTTTACCTGATGCGTAATTATTTGGAGCTTTCTCCTCTTCAAATTGCGGATATTTTTGAGAAATGGATGGACAGCGACCTTGCCAGTTATTTGTTGGAAATTACCATTGACATCCTAAGGAAATACGAAGATGGAGAACCTTTAATAGACAAAATCCTAGACCAGGCGGCACAAAAAGGAACTGGTGGATGGTCAGTAAATACTGCTCTGGAATATGGAGTACCTTATGGAGTGCTTTCTGAAGCGGTTATGGCCAGGAATCTTTCTGCCAGAAAAGGACTTCGAATGATTTCTTCAGGCTTGTATAACTTAGAAAGATTTACTGGAATTGAAGATTTAGAGAATTTTCTAGACAAACTACAAGCGGCTTACCAGGCAACCAGAATTATAAATCATGAAGTTGGATTTTCATTGATGTTGGAAGTTTCAGAAAAGAACAATTGGGCACTTAACTTCTCTGAAATTGCAAGAATTTGGACAAGTGGCTGTATCATCAGGTCTAAACTGATGGAAGAGTTGGTGGATATATTTAAAGAAAGCAACCATATTTTGCTTAACTATGAAGCGATAACTGCCTTAAAAAGTTACCAAGGTGATTTGTCTTATGTGGTAGGTCAGGCTTTGCAAAATGGATTTCCAGTGCCAATATTATCCAATGCGATTAACTATTTCCTGGGTGTAACTACAGCCAATTCAGCTGCCAGTTTGATTCAGGCACAAAGGGATTATTTTGGTGCCCATACCTATAGGAGAAATGATGGAGACCCAGATAAAGCCCATCATACCCAATGGAAAGATTAA
- a CDS encoding PepSY-associated TM helix domain-containing protein has translation MNKNFIWKIHNWLGLYTGIIIVFLSITGAAALFRPEIDRLLNPELTKAADSTEKASLTAAVNKVLPSHPDKYLFEVEMPKGNLDTWIIRMMPKEKSSLNPMIWEIFVNPHTGEILGERNYFKSFSYFLRNIHVRFYEAYYGRQIVGLAGIALFLSTITGLLIYGKFMKKQPFGKIRKSKLRITQADIHKLVGISSLAFNLMIGITGAWLGLQAYLMLGLNIEQPNSFTRSEKVLDAEDDLNYQLDFDAIYENSRIAFPNMIPWFIRPTTNGEGIVQVLGNVPGQAYERRSNKLVFDKQDHSLLFKYNIDDQDFGSKLYFVQESFHFGDFAGLPLKFLYCLLALSSGFLSLSGFIIYLERTRKSKSQMGEVIPIKPLLIKWTLGIFGTIILIGIMSTQIGLGIPSILVGLAFYGFIIFIIIKKLISVSRKETIKNQPA, from the coding sequence ATGAATAAAAATTTTATCTGGAAAATTCACAATTGGCTGGGCCTTTATACAGGAATAATAATCGTATTTCTAAGTATAACAGGTGCGGCTGCTTTGTTCCGACCAGAAATTGACCGCTTGCTTAACCCCGAACTCACCAAGGCAGCAGACAGTACTGAAAAGGCTTCTCTAACAGCGGCGGTGAATAAAGTATTGCCTTCTCATCCCGACAAATACCTTTTTGAAGTGGAGATGCCAAAGGGCAATTTAGACACCTGGATTATTCGGATGATGCCAAAGGAAAAAAGCAGCCTAAACCCAATGATTTGGGAGATTTTTGTGAATCCCCACACGGGAGAAATTCTAGGAGAACGCAATTACTTTAAATCGTTCAGCTACTTTTTAAGGAATATACATGTACGGTTTTATGAAGCCTATTACGGTAGGCAAATCGTAGGTCTAGCTGGGATAGCCCTATTTTTGTCTACCATCACCGGTCTTTTGATATATGGGAAGTTTATGAAAAAACAACCCTTTGGCAAGATTAGGAAAAGCAAACTTAGAATCACACAGGCAGATATTCATAAATTGGTGGGCATTAGTTCACTTGCCTTTAACTTGATGATAGGCATCACTGGTGCCTGGTTAGGCCTTCAGGCCTATTTGATGTTGGGACTAAATATTGAGCAACCAAATAGCTTTACCCGTTCTGAAAAAGTTTTAGATGCCGAGGATGACCTCAACTACCAATTGGACTTTGATGCGATCTATGAGAATTCCAGAATAGCATTTCCAAACATGATCCCTTGGTTTATCCGTCCCACAACGAATGGAGAAGGGATTGTTCAGGTTCTAGGCAACGTTCCAGGTCAGGCTTATGAAAGGCGATCTAACAAGCTTGTATTTGATAAACAGGACCACAGTCTTCTTTTCAAGTACAATATTGATGATCAGGATTTTGGTTCAAAACTATATTTCGTTCAGGAATCCTTTCATTTTGGCGATTTCGCAGGTTTACCTTTAAAGTTTCTCTATTGTCTTTTGGCTTTAAGTTCCGGCTTTCTCTCCCTTAGCGGATTCATTATTTATTTGGAACGAACCAGAAAATCAAAATCTCAAATGGGCGAAGTCATTCCTATAAAACCACTACTGATAAAATGGACCTTAGGTATATTTGGAACCATTATTCTCATTGGGATTATGAGTACTCAAATAGGTTTAGGTATTCCATCTATACTTGTAGGTTTGGCCTTCTATGGTTTTATTATCTTCATCATAATCAAAAAGCTAATCTCAGTTTCCAGGAAGGAAACAATAAAAAATCAACCTGCATGA
- a CDS encoding TonB-dependent receptor translates to MKYILPFVLLWFTSLPLLAQTGEITGSVKDTKGKPLEFINVMVVDSQLGTITDFNGDFIIKAVPSGPLKLSFSSLGYIKQVKDLALKPGQIIHLEVNLKESEVTLQTVEILGRSETSYRNNSSFIGTKSATALKDVPQSIGYVTKELALDQGAFRVNDVVKNISGVNQFTFYNDITIRGHRIQGQKTSGNLVNGMRAMTSFWKQQLIPHIERVEVIKGPASALFGNASAGGTINRVTKKPLKESRQSVSSTLGSFNTFRVVGDFTGPMTEDETLLYRLNLGYENSGSFRDLQYDKNLVVAPSFSFLPSDKTRLNLDIVYQQSDGRLDRGQAVFGNGDLFSVPITKALNAVDDYLKEESVNATISLNHQFTQNISFNSVYMRSNYAEDLLEHRSNNVFAVLGDGSIDPEKVGMRVGIRKRNWSNNNFSNYFNFDFETSIIEHQLLVGYDYFQQVLLPGGSQLAARGYYSADGQSSINSYNPENKEAYLLDGQGNPVPIVAHFDLTDPFANQMRDMSKYIYTTSNFAPSKLNSHGFYIQEQATIGDFKILLGLRQEYYRDVLDYKVGTEDNVTQNALIPRVGLVYTINPHLNVYGTYVQGYQPQTATVINDPNAGGPFDPLTSELNEIGAKSDWFDGKFSGSLAFYHLTEWGSLFNANEPGQPDLLIQNGEEVSKGFEIDLAGNITPNWSLTASYAFNDAVITQNEDENLIGKQKPNAPRNTGNIWTKYLIKEGQFKGLGFGFGANFVSERFGSLGATDNPPIFPGYELFDAAVYYKMNRFQIQMNVNNLFDKTHWVGGYDYLRAFPGAPRNAMTTISYIF, encoded by the coding sequence ATGAAATATATTTTACCTTTCGTTTTACTATGGTTTACAAGCCTACCTTTATTGGCACAGACAGGAGAAATAACAGGCTCTGTGAAAGATACAAAAGGAAAACCACTTGAATTTATTAATGTAATGGTTGTGGACTCACAATTGGGCACAATCACAGATTTTAATGGTGATTTCATTATTAAAGCAGTTCCATCAGGTCCCCTTAAATTGTCATTTAGTTCACTTGGCTATATTAAACAAGTAAAGGACCTGGCCTTAAAACCCGGACAAATTATCCATTTGGAAGTGAATTTAAAAGAAAGTGAAGTAACGTTACAGACGGTTGAAATTCTTGGCCGATCAGAGACTTCATATAGAAATAATTCCTCTTTTATTGGTACAAAATCAGCAACAGCGTTGAAAGATGTACCACAATCTATAGGCTATGTTACCAAAGAACTGGCATTAGATCAGGGTGCTTTCAGGGTGAATGATGTGGTCAAAAATATAAGTGGGGTGAATCAATTCACTTTCTACAATGACATCACAATTCGCGGTCACAGAATTCAAGGTCAAAAAACATCTGGCAACCTGGTCAATGGCATGCGAGCCATGACAAGTTTTTGGAAACAACAACTTATTCCTCATATAGAACGCGTGGAAGTGATAAAAGGCCCTGCCTCCGCGCTTTTTGGCAATGCCTCTGCAGGTGGTACCATCAATAGGGTAACAAAAAAACCTCTAAAAGAATCAAGACAATCGGTTAGTTCAACACTAGGTAGTTTCAATACTTTCCGTGTAGTAGGCGATTTTACTGGTCCCATGACTGAAGATGAAACTTTGCTTTATCGACTCAATCTGGGATACGAAAATTCCGGAAGTTTCAGGGATTTGCAGTATGACAAGAATTTGGTTGTAGCTCCCTCCTTTTCATTCTTGCCTTCTGATAAAACGAGGTTAAACCTGGACATTGTGTACCAACAATCTGATGGAAGATTGGACCGAGGGCAGGCTGTATTTGGCAATGGAGATCTTTTTTCTGTTCCAATTACCAAAGCTTTAAATGCGGTGGATGATTACCTCAAAGAAGAAAGTGTAAATGCCACCATCTCCTTGAATCACCAATTTACTCAAAATATTAGCTTTAATTCGGTATATATGCGATCCAACTATGCAGAAGACCTTCTGGAACACCGTTCCAATAATGTTTTTGCTGTTTTGGGAGATGGAAGTATTGACCCTGAAAAAGTGGGCATGCGGGTAGGCATTAGAAAAAGAAATTGGAGCAATAATAACTTCAGCAACTATTTTAATTTTGATTTCGAAACTTCTATAATTGAACACCAACTGTTGGTAGGATATGATTACTTTCAGCAGGTTTTGTTACCAGGAGGTTCTCAATTAGCAGCAAGAGGTTATTACAGTGCTGATGGACAAAGCTCAATCAATTCATACAATCCTGAGAACAAAGAAGCTTATTTGTTAGATGGACAAGGAAATCCAGTTCCAATTGTAGCTCATTTTGACCTTACCGACCCTTTTGCCAATCAAATGAGGGACATGAGTAAGTATATTTACACTACCAGTAATTTTGCGCCCTCAAAATTAAATTCACATGGCTTTTATATTCAAGAGCAAGCTACCATTGGTGATTTCAAAATTTTACTAGGCCTAAGGCAGGAGTACTACCGGGATGTATTGGATTATAAAGTAGGCACTGAGGACAATGTTACCCAAAATGCGTTGATACCAAGGGTGGGATTGGTTTACACCATTAATCCTCATTTAAATGTGTATGGTACTTATGTGCAAGGTTACCAACCTCAGACAGCCACAGTGATCAATGATCCTAATGCGGGTGGTCCTTTTGATCCTTTGACCAGTGAACTGAATGAAATAGGAGCCAAATCAGACTGGTTTGACGGTAAATTTAGTGGAAGTTTGGCCTTTTACCACCTAACTGAATGGGGTTCCCTATTCAATGCAAATGAGCCCGGACAGCCTGATTTACTTATTCAGAACGGTGAAGAAGTTTCTAAAGGTTTTGAAATAGACTTGGCAGGTAATATTACACCAAATTGGAGTTTGACTGCTAGCTATGCTTTTAATGATGCCGTAATTACACAAAATGAAGATGAAAACCTGATCGGCAAACAAAAGCCCAATGCACCAAGAAATACAGGAAACATCTGGACCAAATACCTGATCAAAGAAGGGCAATTCAAAGGACTTGGCTTTGGTTTTGGTGCCAATTTTGTTTCCGAGCGATTTGGTTCTTTGGGAGCTACAGATAACCCACCAATATTTCCAGGATATGAGTTGTTTGATGCCGCTGTGTATTACAAGATGAATAGGTTCCAGATTCAAATGAATGTCAATAATCTATTCGATAAAACCCATTGGGTAGGCGGATATGATTACCTGAGAGCATTCCCTGGAGCCCCGAGAAATGCAATGACAACGATTTCCTATATCTTTTAA
- a CDS encoding GbsR/MarR family transcriptional regulator — protein sequence MTLTTDQQQIIEKIGVFFEKKGNQPILGRIIGLLMVIEEAEATFEDIQNALFVSKSAVSQALTLLQSQNKVEYITKPGERKRYFRLKIRNWKVDIQEDMKGVFKFNNIVEEIISTRSDSNMEFNSYLIEVSNFMKFMEAELPKLVERYKNQLK from the coding sequence ATGACACTGACCACAGATCAACAACAGATTATAGAAAAAATTGGGGTTTTTTTCGAGAAGAAAGGAAATCAACCAATTCTTGGTAGAATCATAGGCTTATTGATGGTTATTGAGGAAGCTGAAGCCACATTTGAGGATATTCAGAATGCCTTATTTGTAAGTAAAAGTGCTGTTAGTCAAGCTTTAACACTTCTACAAAGTCAAAATAAAGTGGAATACATCACTAAACCTGGTGAAAGAAAAAGGTATTTCAGATTGAAAATCCGCAATTGGAAAGTGGATATTCAAGAAGACATGAAGGGAGTATTTAAGTTTAATAATATAGTAGAAGAGATCATTTCTACGAGATCTGATTCTAATATGGAATTTAATTCTTATTTAATTGAAGTTTCCAATTTCATGAAATTCATGGAAGCTGAATTACCAAAATTGGTAGAAAGGTATAAAAATCAACTGAAATAA